One window of the Cryptomeria japonica chromosome 7, Sugi_1.0, whole genome shotgun sequence genome contains the following:
- the LOC131078426 gene encoding late embryogenesis abundant protein Lea14-A encodes MAHLMDKAKLFVAEKIVGMEKPTADVTDVSVKDVSRDGITLDADVDVMNPYSHDLPIGEISYKMRSGERIIASGTIADPGSIMSKEKTLFNIPFKVPYDFMLSILKDVGKDWDLDYQWEVCLTMHIPVVGKFTLPLSKNGTLKMPSISDIF; translated from the exons ATGGCGCATCTGATGGACAAGGCGAAATTATTTGTAGCAGAAAAAATTGTGGGTATGGAAAAGCCAACAGCAGATGTTACAGACGTTTCAGTAAAAGATGTGAGCAGAGATGGGATAACTTTAGACGCAGATGTGGATGTAATGAATCCTTACAGTCATGATCTTCCTATTGGCGAAATTTCCTACAAGATGCGAAGCGGAGAGAG AATTATTGCATCTGGAACGATTGCGGATCCCGGATCAATTATGTCAAAGGAGAAGACGCTCTTCAACATTCCATTTAAAGTGCCGTACGACTTTATGCTTAGTATTTTGAAAGACGTTGGGAAGGATTGGGACTTGGACTACCAGTGGGAAGTTTGCCTCACCATGCACATTCCTGTTGTCGGCAAATTTACTCTCCCGCTGTCTAAGAATGGGACTCTCAAGATGCCTTCTATTTCAGATATCTTTTAG